In the genome of Vicingus serpentipes, the window AGGAAATGATGAGTTAAGACCGGTAATGTCGGGAGTGTTTTTTGAATTGAATAACGATGATTTGACATTTGTTGCTACTGATGCTCATAAATTGGTTAAGTATAAAAGAACTGATATTAAATCAGAAGTAGGGTCATCATTTATTTTACCTAAAAAGCCTCTAACATTATTAAAAGGTGTATTAGCAAATTTAACTGAAGAAGTTAAAGTACAATACAACGAAACAAATGCAATGTTTGCATTTGGAGATACTAAAATGATTTGTAGATTAATTGATGGAAAATACCCAAATTATAATGCAGTAATTCCAACAGAAAATCCAAACAAACTAACAATTAATAGAAACGCATTATTAAGTTCAGTAAAAAGGGTTTCTATTTTCTCTAATAAAACTACTCATCAAGTTCGTTTAAAAATAACGGGAAGTGAATTAAGTGTTTCAGCAGAAGATTTGGACTTTGCAAATGAAGCAAACGAAAGATTAACTTGTCAGTACGAAGGTGAGGATATGGAAATCGGATTCAATTCTAGATTTTTAGTAGAAATGTTAACTAATTTAACTTCAGAAGAAGTAAATATTGCAATGTCGGCACCAAATAGAGCTGGAATTTTAACTCCTTCAGAAAAAGAAGATGAGGCAGAAGAAATTTTAATGTTAGTTATGCCAGTAATGTTGAACAATTAAGATGAAAAAAATAAGAGAACTAAACTGTCATTCTGATAATTGAAGAATGGCAGTTTTTTTATATAAAGTATTATGGAATTTTTAAAAAAATTAACTGAGATAGAGGCTCCTTCAGGAAGTGAATATATGATGAAAGAATTTTTGATGAACTACATCAACGAAAATAAATCGGGATGGAAAGTTCAACCAGAAATAATTGAAGGAGAAGATTTTCAAGACAATATAATTTTAGTTTTTGGGGAGCCTCGAACAGCAATTTTTGCTCACATGGATTCTATTGGTTATACTGTTGGGTACGAGAATAATTTGATTAAAATAGGTGGTCCTGGAGCTAAAAAGGGAGCACTATTAGTTGGAGAAGATAGCCAAGGAAGAATTGAAGGGGAGTTAGTTACAGAAGAAGATGACCATCAATTTTTAACCTATTCTTTAAAATTTAATCGAGAAGTTGAAAGAGGAACAACATTAACTTATAAATCTGACTTTAGAGAAACAGATGAGTTTGTTCAATGTTGTTATATGGACAATCGATTAGGAATGTGGGTAGCTTTAGAAGTCGCAAAAACACTTGAAAATGGTATAGTTGTTTTTTCATCATGGGAAGAACATGGAGGGGGTAGCGTTGGTTATTTAGGTAAGTTTTTATACGAAGGCTTCGATGTGAAACAAGCCTTAATTTCTGATATAACTTGGGTTACAAAAGGAGTAGAACACAATAAAGGTGTAGCAATTTCATTACGAGATTCTGGTATACCAAGAAGACTTTATTTAAATAGAATTAAAGAACTTGCAAAAGAAAGTGGAATTCCATATCAATTAGAAGTAGAAAGTGCTGGAGGAAGTGATGGGAATGCTTTGCAGCGTTCACCTTATCCTTTTGATTGGTGTTTTATTGGTGCCCCAGAAGATAATGTTCATACTCCAGATGAAAAAGTACATAAAAACGATATAAAAGCCATGGTTGATATGTATAATTATTTAATGGCAAGACTTTAATAATGTTAAACTTATAAAGTTTAAAAAATGAATAAATTTTTAGGATTACAAGTTATTATTTCTTTGTGTTTACTTTCAACTAAAGTGTATTCACAATGTGATACCACAGATATTGTTGTCAATAAGGTAATAATGCCTAATATTTTTACTCCAGATATCGATGGTTATAATGATGGGTTTAGTATATATGCAGACTGTATAAAGAGTATAGAGAAAAAAATCTATAATAGATGGGGGCAATTACTTTATAAATCAAATTTTGTAAATGACCAATGGAATGGTAGGACTACAACAGGTTCAGAAGTACCTGAAGGGACTTATTTTTATGTGTTTGATGTGGTTTATAGCTTTAATAATATAGAGTCTCAAAAAACTTATAAAGGTTCGCTTACTTTGATGAGATAAAATTTCATCAAAGTAACCTCAACATTATTGCTATATTTACTTTTTATTAGAGTTTAAAAGTGAAGATTCCAACTACCATTTTTTCTAAAAGTAATTTAATTTTAATAGCCCTGCTTTTAATAGGGTTGCTTTATTTCTGTCTAAAATCTAATACATATATTCATGAAAATTTAAGTTGGGATGAAGTACATTACAGCAGTTTGGCAGACAAAGGAATTGTTTATAATGCATTAGAAAAAAACAGCTTAAATTTTATTGGTTTTTATAAAATTGGAAAAGCTAGAGCTGATAAGGATACTTTACTTAATCAGCAGTTGGTAAAGGAATATAACTACCCTGATGAAAATCTAAACCCGTTTTATTTACGTCATTATCACCCTCCCTTAGCAACTTATTATTGGAGTTTTTTTACTTCAAATGCTAATATTTATGAAAAAGATAAAAGTTTAAGGTTTAGCAATATCCTTTTAGGCGTATTTACTATTTTATCGCTTTTAATTTCACTCAGAATTGCAAAAATATTAACCGCTCAAAGTTTTAGTAGTATATTAATCTTCTCAATACTTTTGATTTTAAGCGATATCTTTAATTACAGCTTTGAAACACTCAATTTTCATACTTTTCAATTTCTTTTTTCGGTAATTTTTGTTGCCTGCTTAATTCGTTGGATTAACAATCAAACTAAAAAGAATGCTTTATTTGTTGGTGTGTCAACTGCTTTTATGTTTTTATCTTTAGAGACAGGTTTGTTTGTTGTTGCAGGTGCAATTTTAGCCTTATTATTAACAAAGCAAATAAAAGTAATTTTTAATTTTTCACTTCAAATATTTGGGAGCTTTTTCATTACAATTATTGCTCTTTGGCCTGGTATTTTAAAAACATTAGCCCCAGTAAAAACATGGATAATGTATGCGGCTCGAATATTTTTAAAAGGGAATGATGAGTATGACAGTGTTGATATGGGAGGAGCATGGAAAACAATGTTTTATGAGAATATTGTTTTATTTACTGTAATAATATTTACTGTAATAATACTCCTTATAATTTCAAGAAAAATAGCAAAAAATAAAACTTACATCATTCCTTATCTTGTTGCATTTACTTATTTTATTGCTATAACTCCCTTTATTTTAAATAAGACTTACATTTTTCCAGTTATCGGATTGCTAATTTTTGCAATTGTATATAATATATCAGTAATAGATTTAAAGGAGTTTCAATATATAAAAACCAATAAAAAAATAAAAGAATATGTTTTGCTAGCTTTATTAATCGGCTATATTTTCATTCCTTTTTTTAATTTAAATTATACTGATAATATAAATATAAATATAAAAGAAAGAGAGTCTTTTAATCAAGATATATTAGAATTAAAGGAATTGTTGAATTCTAAACACAACATTATTGCATTTAATGGACAGTCATTACGTTATTATCTACAAGACGAATCTATAGTTGATTTGAGAAAAAACTCAATGCAAAATCCAGGTTATTATATTCGAGAAAATGGATTGTATAAAAATGTTACTGAAGAATTAAAAATGAATAGGATAGGAGCGGTAGTTATACCAAAAAACTACCTAGATTATTATCCAGCTTCAAAAACTAAAATACTAGAAGATTATAATTACAAAAAAATTAAACTAAAACATTTTGAAGTTTTCCTATCTCAATAATAAGATAGAAATAAGTTTTAATTCGTTTTTGAAACTATTAAATTTGAATCAAGCTATAATTTAAAATAAATATGAAAGAATTTTTTAATAAAAACTGGAAATATCTAGCCATTTTAGCTGGCTTTCTTGCAGTTGCAAGTATATATTTTCTACCTGCTTTACAAGGATATTTTTTAGTACAAGGAGATACTTCAAGTTGGAAATCAGCAGCTAAGGAGTTGATGGATTTTAGAGCATTTTATGGAAAAGAAGCTGTTTGGACAAACTCAATGTTTGGGGGTATGCCTGGGTATATTATTAATACAATCTATTTAAATGGATTTACCCAAATTGATAAATTAATTGGGCTAGGACTGCCATTTCCAATAGACGTAATGTTTATTTCTATGGTGTCTTTTTTAATTCTATCAAAGTCTTTAAAGGTTGAAACGTTAATTGCAATAATTGGAGCTGTAGCTTTTGCATTTATTTCATATAATTTATTGATTATTGAAGCGGGACATAATACAAAAATGAGAGCTATAGCTTATATGCCAGCTGTATTAGGTGCATTTATAATGATGTATAAAAGTAAAAAGTTGTTATTTCCAACAGCTTTATTAGCATTTTTTATGGCTCTTGAAATAAGAGCAGGGCACATTCAGATGACTTATTATTTAGCATTTATTTTAATAGCTATTGGTATTTATGAATTTATAAACTACATCAAATCAAATCAAATCAAGTCTTTTTTGATTAGAACCATATTAATCGTTGTTGCATCAAGCTTTGGCTTATTAGCCAATTTTACTAATACTTATTATACTTATTCATACGGTAAGGATACAATGAGAGGGACGCCTGAGATAACTGTAAAACCAGATGGTAATAGTAAAGAAAAAACTCAATCATCAGGATTAGATAGAGATTATATTGTTCAATGGTGTTATGGTAAGCAAGAATCATTAAATCTTCTAATTCCTAACGCAAAAGGGGATAGTAAAAATTTAACAGGTAAGTATTTTGACTACTTAAGAGAGAGTAATCCTCAATTGTATAATTTTTCAGTTGAGCAATATCAGAAAAATGGAGGTAAAGTTTTTGGAGGGTATTGGGGGGATCAGCCCTTTACTTCTGGTGCTAATTATTTGGGTGCTGTAATTGTTCTATTAGCAATTATGTATTTGATTTTTGTTAAATCAAAATTAAAATGGGCATTTGCGGGAGTTAGTTTTTTAGCCTTGTTACTTGCATGGGGAAAAAATTTAGGAGGTTCTGTTGACGAAATGTGGTTAACTAACTTTTTTATTGACTATGTGCCTTTATACAGTAAGTTTAGGGCAGTATCATCCATACTTGTTATTTTAAATCTATTATTTCCTTTAATGGCTGTTTTGTTTATAAATTATATTTATAAAAACAAAGAATGGGCGAAGCAAAATTTAAAGAAGTTAATGATAGGTGCTGGAAGTATAGGAGGAATTGTTCTAATATTGGCTTTAATGCCTAATCTATTGTCGTTTACAAGTGATACCGAAAATGTATTGTTAAATGGTTTGTATAATCAACAAAATGGAGCTATAAATATAGCTGATCTTGAATTAACACTTACTGAATTTAGGAGTGGAGAGTTTCAAAAAGATGCATTCAGAACCCTTGGTTTTATGACAATAGCAATAGCCTTACTTTTCCTTTGGATTAGCGATAAATTAAAATATAATTTAGCTATTTTAGGATTAGCTTTTTTAGCATTAATTGACGTTACTTTAGTTGACAAACGTTATTTAAATAATGAAAAAAATCCACAAAACAAACGAGAATATCTATCATGGGAAAAGATAACTGGATTTGAAAATACTCCTAATGCAAGCCAAGGAGATTATCAAATATATTCAATACAAACTGAAAAAAATCCTAAAATAGAACAAGAAGCATTAGAAAGAATAAGTGAAGCAAAAAAGGTAAGTAAAAAGAATAGTTCAAAAATTGAAGAGAGCATTCGATTTGCTACGCTTAATTTTAATACTAATTACCGGGTAATGAATTTAGATAATCCTTTTAATAGTGCTACTGTAGCTTATTTTCACAAATCATCAGGTGGTTATCATGCAGCGAAAATGGCAAGGTATCAGGATATGATTGATTTTTATATTCAAGGAGAATTGTCGATGTTACAAACACCAGAAAAAACAAAGGTGTTAAATATGTTGAATACAAAATACTATTTATATCAAGGAAACTTAGTACTGG includes:
- the dnaN gene encoding DNA polymerase III subunit beta, with amino-acid sequence MKFIVSSSILLKQLQLVGGVLNSSNTLPILDNFLFEIKKGKLSITASDLETTMITQVNVEAKEDGVIAMPAKLLLDTLKTFPEQPLTFTIDNDNFGVEISSDYGKYKLTGHNGSEFPKTPKLDSPSNINIDAATLANGINKSLFATGNDELRPVMSGVFFELNNDDLTFVATDAHKLVKYKRTDIKSEVGSSFILPKKPLTLLKGVLANLTEEVKVQYNETNAMFAFGDTKMICRLIDGKYPNYNAVIPTENPNKLTINRNALLSSVKRVSIFSNKTTHQVRLKITGSELSVSAEDLDFANEANERLTCQYEGEDMEIGFNSRFLVEMLTNLTSEEVNIAMSAPNRAGILTPSEKEDEAEEILMLVMPVMLNN
- a CDS encoding M20/M25/M40 family metallo-hydrolase, with amino-acid sequence MEFLKKLTEIEAPSGSEYMMKEFLMNYINENKSGWKVQPEIIEGEDFQDNIILVFGEPRTAIFAHMDSIGYTVGYENNLIKIGGPGAKKGALLVGEDSQGRIEGELVTEEDDHQFLTYSLKFNREVERGTTLTYKSDFRETDEFVQCCYMDNRLGMWVALEVAKTLENGIVVFSSWEEHGGGSVGYLGKFLYEGFDVKQALISDITWVTKGVEHNKGVAISLRDSGIPRRLYLNRIKELAKESGIPYQLEVESAGGSDGNALQRSPYPFDWCFIGAPEDNVHTPDEKVHKNDIKAMVDMYNYLMARL
- a CDS encoding T9SS type B sorting domain-containing protein, which produces MNKFLGLQVIISLCLLSTKVYSQCDTTDIVVNKVIMPNIFTPDIDGYNDGFSIYADCIKSIEKKIYNRWGQLLYKSNFVNDQWNGRTTTGSEVPEGTYFYVFDVVYSFNNIESQKTYKGSLTLMR
- a CDS encoding glycosyltransferase family 39 protein gives rise to the protein MKIPTTIFSKSNLILIALLLIGLLYFCLKSNTYIHENLSWDEVHYSSLADKGIVYNALEKNSLNFIGFYKIGKARADKDTLLNQQLVKEYNYPDENLNPFYLRHYHPPLATYYWSFFTSNANIYEKDKSLRFSNILLGVFTILSLLISLRIAKILTAQSFSSILIFSILLILSDIFNYSFETLNFHTFQFLFSVIFVACLIRWINNQTKKNALFVGVSTAFMFLSLETGLFVVAGAILALLLTKQIKVIFNFSLQIFGSFFITIIALWPGILKTLAPVKTWIMYAARIFLKGNDEYDSVDMGGAWKTMFYENIVLFTVIIFTVIILLIISRKIAKNKTYIIPYLVAFTYFIAITPFILNKTYIFPVIGLLIFAIVYNISVIDLKEFQYIKTNKKIKEYVLLALLIGYIFIPFFNLNYTDNININIKERESFNQDILELKELLNSKHNIIAFNGQSLRYYLQDESIVDLRKNSMQNPGYYIRENGLYKNVTEELKMNRIGAVVIPKNYLDYYPASKTKILEDYNYKKIKLKHFEVFLSQ
- a CDS encoding YfhO family protein, which codes for MKEFFNKNWKYLAILAGFLAVASIYFLPALQGYFLVQGDTSSWKSAAKELMDFRAFYGKEAVWTNSMFGGMPGYIINTIYLNGFTQIDKLIGLGLPFPIDVMFISMVSFLILSKSLKVETLIAIIGAVAFAFISYNLLIIEAGHNTKMRAIAYMPAVLGAFIMMYKSKKLLFPTALLAFFMALEIRAGHIQMTYYLAFILIAIGIYEFINYIKSNQIKSFLIRTILIVVASSFGLLANFTNTYYTYSYGKDTMRGTPEITVKPDGNSKEKTQSSGLDRDYIVQWCYGKQESLNLLIPNAKGDSKNLTGKYFDYLRESNPQLYNFSVEQYQKNGGKVFGGYWGDQPFTSGANYLGAVIVLLAIMYLIFVKSKLKWAFAGVSFLALLLAWGKNLGGSVDEMWLTNFFIDYVPLYSKFRAVSSILVILNLLFPLMAVLFINYIYKNKEWAKQNLKKLMIGAGSIGGIVLILALMPNLLSFTSDTENVLLNGLYNQQNGAINIADLELTLTEFRSGEFQKDAFRTLGFMTIAIALLFLWISDKLKYNLAILGLAFLALIDVTLVDKRYLNNEKNPQNKREYLSWEKITGFENTPNASQGDYQIYSIQTEKNPKIEQEALERISEAKKVSKKNSSKIEESIRFATLNFNTNYRVMNLDNPFNSATVAYFHKSSGGYHAAKMARYQDMIDFYIQGELSMLQTPEKTKVLNMLNTKYYLYQGNLVLDNQYAYGNAWFVNNTKVVENANQEILAIGDINPKETAVVDKKFENLIDKSYQNNEAFIVMEDYKPNHIVYNSKSNTNQLAVFSEMYYHDDWVAYIDGKQVPHLRANYVLRSLPVPAGEHKIEFKFEPKMIVVGDIISISVFVLIILALAFSFFQEWKAKNEDKLTGV